Proteins from a genomic interval of Archangium lipolyticum:
- a CDS encoding extracellular solute-binding protein has translation MKNLRLMIAAVCLCALGLIARPAAAAETKEIVLWHAYRAEEKTALEKVIAQFNAANASKGIKVTTLAVPYDAYADKISATVPRGKGPDIFIFAQDRLGGWIEAGNTVAPIDFFVDDALRKRFIPGTMEAMTYRGTVYGLPLNYKVITLIYNKKLVPTPPKTSGELVTIAKKLTDKKAGRFGLAYSYGDFYFHAALMNGFGGGVFGQGTTPTLNSPQNVKSVEQVMKWVEKDGILPAEPSSALITSLFNEGKAAMVFSGPWFLGEIAKGVDYGLAPLPTLDEAGGKPMRPWMTVEGVYISAPSKNTDAAFEVAKFLTSDEAAKVLALEGRQNPANSAVYSDPKVQADAQLKAFRDQVDTAVPMPNVPEMTMVWSPATSAMNSILKKAATPKAALDVAQKAVAKDVAGLRKK, from the coding sequence ATGAAGAACCTGCGACTGATGATCGCGGCCGTGTGCCTGTGCGCGCTCGGCCTGATTGCAAGGCCCGCCGCCGCCGCCGAGACGAAGGAGATCGTCTTGTGGCACGCCTACCGCGCCGAGGAGAAGACGGCGCTGGAGAAGGTGATCGCCCAGTTCAACGCCGCCAATGCCTCCAAGGGCATCAAGGTGACGACGCTGGCAGTGCCGTATGACGCCTACGCGGACAAGATCTCCGCCACCGTGCCGCGCGGCAAGGGGCCGGACATCTTCATCTTCGCCCAGGACCGCCTGGGTGGATGGATCGAAGCGGGCAACACGGTGGCGCCCATCGACTTCTTCGTGGATGACGCCCTCCGCAAGCGCTTCATCCCCGGCACGATGGAGGCGATGACCTACCGCGGCACCGTGTACGGCCTGCCGCTGAACTACAAGGTCATCACGCTCATCTACAACAAGAAGCTCGTGCCCACCCCGCCGAAGACGAGCGGCGAGCTGGTGACGATCGCCAAGAAGCTCACCGACAAGAAGGCCGGCCGCTTCGGTCTGGCGTACTCCTACGGTGACTTCTACTTCCACGCGGCCCTGATGAACGGCTTCGGCGGCGGCGTGTTCGGCCAGGGCACCACGCCCACCCTCAACTCGCCGCAGAACGTGAAGTCGGTGGAGCAGGTGATGAAGTGGGTGGAGAAGGACGGCATCCTGCCCGCCGAGCCCTCCTCGGCGCTCATCACCTCGCTCTTCAACGAGGGCAAGGCGGCCATGGTGTTCTCCGGCCCCTGGTTCCTGGGCGAAATCGCCAAGGGCGTGGACTACGGCCTGGCGCCGCTGCCCACGCTGGACGAGGCCGGTGGCAAGCCGATGCGCCCGTGGATGACGGTGGAGGGCGTGTACATCTCCGCTCCGTCGAAGAACACGGACGCGGCCTTCGAGGTGGCGAAGTTCCTCACCAGCGACGAGGCCGCCAAGGTGCTCGCGCTGGAGGGCCGGCAGAACCCCGCCAACTCGGCGGTGTACTCCGATCCGAAGGTCCAGGCGGACGCGCAGCTCAAGGCGTTCCGCGACCAGGTCGACACGGCGGTGCCGATGCCCAACGTGCCGGAGATGACGATGGTCTGGTCGCCGGCCACCTCGGCGATGAACTCCATCCTCAAGAAGGCCGCCACTCCCAAGGCCGCCCTCGACGTAGCCCAGAAGGCCGTGGCCAAGGACGTGGCCGGCCTGCGCAAGAAGTGA
- a CDS encoding carbohydrate ABC transporter permease: MAPQRTGDASAHPGDERGRSQALHRTGGDPSGGSPGPGALHRGRVFVGLSLALGLSLAIAYGLLAGALEKMSTERADRQSLVSLRALEDLVQRAGGSGDAVRAVVSTWKEQLPAGSAVRVIAFSGIQLEASTFPEDQGERAAPRRLSREEKPLYDRGQRLRAAVETNREEGSARKVEVETEALPDGRRLLSAPVEVDGSVVGMVELATAPLAAPLKPGMLATLAFFLVPLAVCGAAAFVVRRQGLLVAVSVVLLAAGLGGYVSYSLGTLGAEVRGTQTLVATQLQAMAQRAQAVMAERQLAAEPALQPGNWDADQFRRPLGLVTPAGEVNEAVVSARVGELRSGAGRALGGLGALALAVLLFIGMGGLARTVETVVEYRTAYLYIAPAMVGMVVLVFFPFFYGITLSFTDSNLYNTGQALSDIWVGLRNYVEILGDFNIARRAQDGSLVFNYLNFYYTLFFTVVWTVTNVTIGVTVGLALALILNVQGLALRPVYRVLLILPWAMPNYITALIWKGMFHQQFGVVNHVIRMFGGQGLAWYDTPTTSFLTALATNGWLSFPFMMVVSLGALTSIPNELYEAARVDGASRWQQFKSITLPSLKPALVPAVILSVVWTFNMFNIIFLVTEGEPGNSTEILVTQAYKFAFQRYRYGYAAAYSTVIFGILLLYSVVQNRMSRATEAA; encoded by the coding sequence ATGGCCCCACAGCGTACCGGCGATGCCTCCGCCCACCCGGGCGATGAGCGCGGTCGATCCCAAGCCCTCCATAGGACCGGGGGCGATCCCTCGGGCGGCTCGCCGGGCCCTGGTGCTCTGCACCGCGGGCGGGTGTTCGTGGGGCTCTCCCTCGCGCTCGGTCTGTCCCTGGCGATCGCCTACGGCCTGCTGGCCGGGGCGCTGGAGAAGATGTCCACCGAGCGCGCGGATCGCCAGTCCCTCGTGTCCCTGCGTGCGCTGGAGGACCTCGTCCAGCGCGCGGGGGGCTCGGGTGACGCCGTGCGAGCCGTGGTGTCCACGTGGAAGGAGCAGCTTCCCGCGGGCAGCGCGGTGCGCGTGATTGCCTTCTCGGGCATCCAGCTCGAGGCCTCCACCTTCCCCGAGGACCAGGGGGAACGCGCGGCGCCGCGCCGGCTGTCGCGTGAGGAGAAGCCCCTCTATGACCGCGGGCAGCGGCTGCGGGCCGCGGTGGAGACCAACCGGGAGGAGGGCTCCGCGCGCAAGGTGGAGGTGGAGACGGAGGCGCTGCCGGATGGCCGGCGCCTGCTGAGCGCGCCGGTGGAGGTGGACGGCTCGGTGGTGGGCATGGTGGAGCTGGCCACGGCGCCCCTGGCGGCTCCGTTGAAGCCGGGCATGTTGGCGACGCTCGCCTTCTTCCTGGTGCCGCTGGCGGTGTGTGGTGCCGCGGCCTTCGTGGTGCGCCGCCAGGGCCTGCTCGTGGCCGTGTCGGTGGTGTTGCTCGCGGCGGGCCTGGGTGGCTACGTGTCCTATTCCCTGGGCACGCTGGGCGCCGAGGTGCGTGGGACGCAGACGCTCGTGGCCACACAACTGCAAGCGATGGCGCAGCGGGCCCAGGCGGTGATGGCCGAGCGGCAGCTCGCGGCCGAGCCGGCGCTGCAGCCGGGCAACTGGGACGCGGATCAGTTCCGCCGTCCGCTCGGGCTCGTGACACCGGCGGGTGAGGTGAACGAGGCGGTGGTGTCCGCGCGCGTGGGCGAGCTGCGCTCGGGCGCGGGCCGCGCGCTGGGCGGGCTGGGGGCACTGGCCCTGGCCGTGCTGCTCTTCATCGGCATGGGTGGCCTGGCCCGCACGGTGGAGACGGTGGTGGAGTACCGGACGGCCTACCTCTACATCGCCCCGGCGATGGTGGGCATGGTGGTGCTCGTCTTCTTCCCGTTCTTCTACGGCATCACCCTGTCCTTCACCGACTCCAACCTCTACAACACGGGGCAGGCGCTATCGGACATCTGGGTGGGCCTGCGCAACTACGTGGAGATCCTGGGCGACTTCAACATCGCCCGGCGCGCGCAGGACGGCTCGCTCGTCTTCAACTACCTCAACTTCTACTACACGCTCTTCTTCACGGTGGTGTGGACGGTCACCAACGTGACCATCGGCGTGACGGTGGGCCTGGCGCTGGCGCTCATCCTCAACGTGCAGGGGCTGGCGCTGCGGCCGGTGTACCGCGTGCTGCTCATCCTGCCGTGGGCCATGCCCAACTACATCACCGCCCTCATCTGGAAGGGCATGTTCCACCAGCAGTTCGGCGTGGTGAACCACGTCATCCGGATGTTCGGTGGACAGGGGCTCGCCTGGTACGACACGCCGACGACGTCGTTCCTCACGGCGCTCGCCACCAACGGCTGGTTGAGCTTCCCCTTCATGATGGTGGTGTCGCTGGGCGCGCTGACGTCCATCCCCAACGAGCTCTACGAGGCCGCGCGCGTGGATGGGGCCTCTCGCTGGCAGCAGTTCAAGTCGATTACACTGCCCTCGCTCAAGCCCGCACTGGTCCCGGCCGTCATCCTGTCGGTCGTCTGGACCTTCAACATGTTCAACATCATCTTCCTGGTGACCGAGGGTGAGCCGGGCAACTCGACGGAAATCCTCGTGACCCAGGCGTACAAGTTCGCCTTCCAGCGCTACCGCTACGGGTACGCGGCGGCGTACTCGACGGTCATCTTCGGCATCCTGCTGCTCTACAGCGTGGTGCAGAACCGCATGTCGCGCGCCACGGAGGCCGCCTGA